A genomic region of Streptosporangium lutulentum contains the following coding sequences:
- a CDS encoding adenosylhomocysteinase, with protein sequence MDSALGTAGERRIGWAARAMPVLTAVGERFAAEQPLEGLRIAACLHVTAETAVLMGALKAGGAEVALAASNPLSTQDDVAEALRDYGVTVHALAGVTVETYYRHIHQALDIVPDIVLDDGCDLVNILHTERTELLETVSGGCEETTTGIIRLRQMAAEQALRFPVVAVNDTRTKRMFDNRYGTGQSTLDGIMRATNTLLAGKTVVVAGFGFCGRGVAERARGLGARVVVTEIDPVKALDASLQGYDVRSMASAARTGDVFVTVTGNRDVIRGEHLEAMKDGAILANAGHFDVEIDVRALDELSQAVHRGVRPNTDEYVLADGRRLLLLAEGRLVNLTAAEGHPAAVMDMSFSAQALAIAWLARERTRLAPGVYDVPEEIDVEVARLKLAAAGIEVDELTSEQREYLHSWRIGS encoded by the coding sequence GTGGACAGCGCGCTGGGGACCGCGGGAGAGCGGCGGATCGGATGGGCGGCACGGGCGATGCCGGTGCTCACCGCCGTCGGGGAGCGGTTCGCGGCCGAGCAGCCCCTCGAAGGACTGAGGATCGCCGCGTGCCTGCACGTGACCGCCGAGACCGCCGTGCTCATGGGCGCGCTGAAGGCGGGCGGAGCCGAGGTCGCGCTGGCCGCGTCGAACCCCCTGTCCACCCAGGACGACGTCGCCGAGGCGCTCCGCGACTACGGGGTCACCGTGCACGCGCTCGCCGGGGTGACCGTGGAGACCTACTACCGCCACATCCATCAGGCGCTCGACATCGTCCCTGACATCGTCCTCGACGACGGCTGCGACCTGGTCAACATTCTGCACACCGAGCGCACCGAGCTGCTGGAGACCGTCTCCGGGGGCTGCGAGGAGACCACGACCGGGATCATCCGGCTCCGGCAGATGGCCGCCGAGCAGGCTCTGAGGTTCCCCGTGGTCGCGGTCAACGACACCCGGACCAAGCGGATGTTCGACAACCGCTACGGCACCGGCCAGTCGACCCTCGACGGCATCATGCGCGCCACCAACACCCTGCTCGCGGGTAAGACCGTGGTGGTCGCCGGGTTCGGCTTCTGCGGGCGGGGCGTGGCCGAGCGGGCCAGAGGGCTGGGGGCCCGGGTGGTGGTCACCGAGATCGACCCGGTCAAGGCGCTGGACGCCTCCCTGCAGGGCTACGACGTGCGATCGATGGCGAGCGCCGCCCGCACCGGAGACGTGTTCGTCACGGTCACCGGCAACCGGGACGTCATCAGAGGCGAGCACCTGGAGGCGATGAAGGACGGCGCGATCCTGGCCAACGCCGGCCACTTCGACGTCGAGATCGACGTCCGGGCCCTGGACGAGCTGTCGCAGGCCGTGCACCGGGGGGTGCGCCCCAACACCGACGAATACGTCCTCGCCGACGGGCGCAGGCTCCTGCTGCTCGCCGAGGGCCGGCTGGTGAACCTGACCGCGGCCGAGGGGCATCCGGCCGCCGTCATGGACATGTCCTTCTCCGCCCAGGCCCTCGCCATCGCGTGGCTGGCCCGCGAGCGGACCCGGCTGGCGCCGGGCGTCTACGACGTGCCGGAGGAGATCGACGTGGAGGTGGCGCGGCTCAAGCTGGCCGCCGCGGGCATCGAGGTGGACGAGCTGACCTCGGAGCAGAGGGAGTACCTCCACTCGTGGAGGATCGGTTCCTGA
- the ahcY gene encoding adenosylhomocysteinase, with the protein MDFKVADLSLAAFGRKEIQLAEHEMPGLMSIRAEYAEAQPLAGAKIMGSLHMTIQTAVLIETLVALGAEVRWVSCNIFSTQDHAAAAAVVGPNGTPENPQGVPVFAWKGETLEEYWWCTDQALAWPGGEGPNMILDDGGDATMLVHKGTEYEKAGAVPSAAEDDPEEWKIVLDLLRRTVSDENRWTKVASRVKGVTEETTTGVHRLYEMFKSGSLLFPAINVNDSVTKSKFDNKYGCRHSVIDGLNRATDVLIGGKVALVAGYGDVGKGCAEALKGQGARVIVTEIDPICALQAAMDGFQVTTLDEVVDIVDIFVTTTGNFNIITADHMSRMKHNAIVSNIGHFDNEIDMAGLAKIPGIEKTEVKPQVHTWRFPDGRQIIVLAEGRLMNLGCATGHPSFVMSNSFTNQVIAQIELFTKTDAYPVGVYVLPKHLDEKVARLHLDALGVKLTTLTKSQAEYIGVAVEGPYKPDHYRY; encoded by the coding sequence ATGGACTTCAAGGTCGCCGACCTTTCCCTTGCGGCCTTCGGGCGCAAGGAGATCCAGCTCGCCGAGCACGAGATGCCGGGCCTGATGAGCATCCGCGCCGAGTACGCCGAGGCGCAGCCGCTGGCCGGCGCGAAGATCATGGGCTCGCTGCACATGACCATCCAGACCGCGGTGCTCATCGAGACCCTGGTCGCGCTCGGCGCCGAGGTCCGCTGGGTCAGCTGCAACATCTTCTCCACCCAGGACCACGCGGCCGCCGCCGCCGTCGTCGGCCCGAACGGCACCCCCGAGAACCCGCAGGGTGTTCCGGTCTTCGCCTGGAAGGGCGAGACCCTGGAGGAGTACTGGTGGTGCACCGACCAGGCCCTCGCATGGCCCGGCGGTGAGGGCCCCAACATGATCCTCGACGACGGCGGCGACGCCACCATGCTCGTCCACAAGGGCACCGAGTACGAGAAGGCCGGCGCCGTTCCCAGCGCTGCCGAGGACGACCCGGAGGAGTGGAAGATCGTTCTCGATCTGCTCCGCCGTACGGTGTCCGACGAGAACAGGTGGACCAAGGTCGCCTCGCGCGTCAAGGGCGTCACCGAGGAGACCACCACCGGTGTCCACCGTCTCTACGAGATGTTCAAGAGCGGCTCGCTGCTCTTCCCGGCGATCAACGTCAACGACTCGGTGACCAAGTCGAAGTTCGACAACAAGTACGGCTGCCGCCACTCGGTCATCGACGGTCTCAACCGCGCCACCGACGTGCTGATCGGCGGAAAGGTCGCCCTCGTGGCCGGCTACGGCGACGTCGGCAAGGGCTGCGCCGAGGCGCTCAAGGGCCAGGGCGCCCGCGTCATCGTCACCGAGATCGACCCGATCTGCGCGCTCCAGGCCGCCATGGACGGCTTCCAGGTCACCACGCTGGACGAGGTCGTCGACATCGTCGACATCTTCGTCACCACGACCGGCAACTTCAACATCATCACGGCCGACCACATGTCCCGGATGAAGCACAACGCCATCGTGTCCAACATCGGCCACTTCGACAACGAGATCGACATGGCCGGGCTGGCGAAGATCCCGGGCATCGAGAAGACCGAGGTCAAGCCGCAGGTCCACACCTGGCGCTTCCCCGACGGCCGCCAGATCATCGTGCTCGCCGAGGGCCGCCTGATGAACCTGGGCTGCGCCACCGGCCACCCCTCGTTCGTCATGTCCAACTCCTTCACCAACCAGGTGATCGCCCAGATCGAGCTGTTCACCAAGACCGACGCCTACCCGGTCGGCGTCTACGTGCTGCCCAAGCACCTGGACGAGAAGGTCGCCCGTCTCCACCTGGACGCCCTGGGTGTGAAGCTCACCACGCTCACCAAGTCCCAGGCCGAGTACATCGGCGTGGCCGTCGAGGGCCCCTACAAGCCGGACCACTACCGCTACTGA
- a CDS encoding MerR family DNA-binding transcriptional regulator has protein sequence MRITEAAQRLGMSPRMLRYREALGLLPPVRDRGAHRRFGPEELSAVAQGVELEKRFDISPAELAFALRMLSEPAVAQAVRDLGLRIGRVQAPRRALDFEKEKALRLLQRRP, from the coding sequence ATGCGCATCACCGAGGCCGCGCAACGGCTGGGCATGTCCCCTCGGATGCTCCGCTACCGCGAGGCGCTCGGCCTGCTCCCGCCGGTCAGAGACCGGGGCGCGCACCGCCGGTTCGGCCCCGAGGAGCTCTCGGCCGTGGCCCAGGGCGTGGAGCTGGAGAAGCGGTTCGACATCTCCCCCGCCGAACTGGCGTTCGCGCTGCGGATGCTGAGCGAGCCCGCGGTGGCGCAGGCCGTACGGGATCTGGGACTGCGGATCGGCCGGGTCCAGGCCCCGCGGCGGGCCCTGGACTTCGAAAAGGAGAAGGCGCTGCGACTCCTTCAGCGTCGTCCGTAG
- a CDS encoding sensor histidine kinase codes for MDVTARLTRAEERVAAFDLKRVIESPLTTIGIAAALAISALMEIADRMSALALLAALLATAPQALRRSQPWLAVVLTLMGALGLLAAGVNWLPVAVGLSGVLSFYTILCRLSRGAAWILTACVGAPLLLIWLAATLRSYWYSPVNGTTMVAILGTVVATALLADVRRSRTEIKKVRADNLETLREQAAMAERAKIAREMHDIVAHSVSMIAVQAETAPYTLEGLDDRTKQEFAEIAAGARTTLTEMRRLLGVLRADVTTAPETAPQPGLALLPELLERHEGVVDLDVVGEAEPVPQAVDVSAYRIVQEALTNARVHAPGARVSIELTYRPAMLVLRIADDGPGPAGSPSNGHGLVGMRERALALGGWFKAGAGPAGGFLIQAGLPLE; via the coding sequence ATGGACGTCACCGCCAGGCTGACCCGCGCCGAGGAGCGGGTAGCCGCCTTCGACCTCAAACGCGTCATCGAATCACCGCTCACCACCATCGGCATCGCCGCCGCACTCGCGATCTCCGCACTCATGGAGATCGCGGACCGCATGAGTGCCCTCGCCCTGCTGGCGGCCCTGCTGGCCACCGCGCCGCAGGCACTCCGCCGCTCCCAGCCGTGGCTGGCCGTCGTCCTGACCCTTATGGGGGCCCTCGGGCTGCTGGCGGCCGGGGTGAACTGGCTCCCCGTCGCGGTCGGCCTCTCGGGCGTGCTCTCCTTCTACACGATCCTGTGCCGGCTCAGCCGTGGAGCCGCGTGGATCCTGACGGCGTGCGTCGGTGCGCCGCTCCTCCTCATCTGGCTCGCCGCCACTCTCAGGTCGTACTGGTACTCCCCCGTCAACGGCACCACCATGGTCGCCATACTGGGCACGGTCGTGGCGACGGCGCTCCTGGCGGACGTACGGCGCAGCCGTACCGAGATCAAGAAGGTCCGTGCCGACAACCTGGAGACCCTCAGGGAGCAGGCCGCGATGGCCGAGCGGGCGAAAATCGCGCGGGAGATGCACGACATCGTGGCCCACTCGGTATCGATGATCGCCGTCCAGGCCGAGACCGCCCCCTACACCCTCGAAGGGCTCGACGACCGGACCAAGCAGGAGTTCGCCGAGATCGCGGCCGGCGCGCGCACGACGCTCACCGAGATGCGCCGCCTGCTCGGCGTCCTCCGCGCCGATGTCACCACCGCACCGGAGACCGCGCCACAACCGGGGCTGGCGCTGCTTCCCGAACTCCTCGAACGGCACGAGGGCGTCGTCGACCTGGATGTGGTCGGCGAGGCCGAACCGGTGCCGCAGGCCGTGGACGTCTCGGCCTACCGGATCGTCCAGGAGGCGCTGACCAACGCCCGCGTCCACGCTCCCGGCGCCCGCGTCTCGATCGAGCTCACCTACCGCCCGGCGATGCTGGTGCTGCGCATCGCCGACGACGGCCCCGGCCCCGCCGGAAGCCCCTCGAACGGACACGGCCTGGTCGGCATGCGCGAGCGCGCCCTGGCCCTGGGCGGCTGGTTCAAGGCCGGCGCCGGTCCCGCCGGAGGGTTTCTCATCCAGGCGGGCCTCCCCCTGGAATGA
- a CDS encoding response regulator: protein MTSPDLHPSPSGDRGDPPGTAPADDRISVLIADDQPIVLRGFSAVLRAQPDLTVVGTAPDGARAVRLARETHPDVALLDIRMPEMNGIEAARRILETESTKVIMITTFDLDDYVYDALTAGASGFLLKDVRANDLAEAVRTVARGDALLAPKITRRLIAEFSRQRRPLPDGSPLTPREAQVLRLIAQGLSNAEIAAGLVVTEHTVKTHVARLLAKLGLRDRTQAVIHAYESGLVVPRR from the coding sequence ATGACCTCCCCCGACCTCCACCCGTCCCCCTCGGGCGACCGCGGTGATCCCCCCGGCACCGCGCCGGCGGACGACCGGATCAGTGTGCTGATCGCCGACGATCAGCCGATCGTGCTCCGGGGGTTCTCGGCGGTGCTCAGGGCCCAGCCCGACCTCACCGTCGTGGGTACCGCCCCCGACGGGGCGCGGGCCGTACGGCTGGCACGTGAGACCCACCCGGACGTCGCCCTGCTGGACATCCGGATGCCGGAGATGAACGGGATCGAGGCCGCCCGCCGGATCCTGGAGACCGAGAGCACCAAGGTCATCATGATCACCACGTTCGACCTGGACGACTACGTGTACGACGCGCTCACCGCGGGGGCGAGCGGCTTCCTGCTCAAGGACGTGCGGGCGAACGACCTGGCCGAGGCGGTCAGGACGGTGGCGCGCGGCGACGCGCTGCTCGCCCCGAAGATCACCCGGCGGCTGATCGCCGAGTTCTCCCGGCAGCGGCGGCCGCTTCCGGACGGCAGTCCGCTGACACCGCGTGAGGCCCAGGTTCTGCGCCTCATCGCCCAGGGCCTGTCCAACGCCGAGATCGCGGCCGGCCTCGTGGTCACCGAACACACCGTAAAGACCCACGTGGCCCGGCTGCTCGCCAAACTCGGCCTGCGCGACCGCACCCAGGCCGTCATCCACGCCTACGAGTCGGGCCTGGTCGTCCCGCGCCGCTGA
- a CDS encoding cation diffusion facilitator family transporter, protein MSAGGGTKAIIAALAANVAIAVAKFVAFLITTSSSMLAESIHSLADSGNQVLLLVGGKRAARQRTPEHPFGYGRERYFYAFVVAVVLFTIGSLFSLYEGWHKISDPHPVKTPVVAFGVLIFAIIAESFSFRTAIKESNLVRGDQSWVQFIRRSKSPELPVIVLEDLGALVGLILALFGVTMAVITGDGIWDGVGTIGIGVLLAIIAVILAIETKSLLIGEGAGMEIERQILGALESTPEVGRVIHMRTLHLGPEEILVAAKIAVKHDDTAGEVARGINEAERRIREAVPMARVIYLEPDLDRAKVNGVS, encoded by the coding sequence GTGAGCGCGGGCGGCGGTACTAAGGCGATCATCGCGGCGTTGGCCGCCAACGTGGCAATCGCCGTGGCCAAGTTCGTGGCCTTCCTGATCACGACCTCCTCGTCGATGCTCGCCGAGTCGATCCACTCCCTCGCCGACTCGGGCAACCAGGTGTTGCTGCTGGTCGGAGGGAAGCGGGCGGCGCGGCAACGGACCCCGGAGCATCCGTTCGGTTATGGCCGGGAGCGCTATTTCTACGCCTTCGTCGTGGCGGTCGTGCTGTTCACGATCGGTTCGCTGTTCTCCCTCTACGAGGGCTGGCACAAGATCAGTGACCCGCATCCGGTCAAGACGCCGGTCGTCGCCTTCGGAGTGCTGATCTTCGCGATCATCGCGGAGAGCTTCTCGTTCCGGACCGCGATCAAGGAGTCCAACCTGGTCCGGGGCGACCAGTCCTGGGTGCAGTTCATCCGCCGCTCCAAGTCGCCCGAGCTGCCCGTCATCGTGCTGGAGGACCTGGGCGCGCTGGTCGGCCTGATCCTCGCCCTGTTCGGCGTGACGATGGCGGTGATCACCGGCGACGGGATCTGGGACGGTGTCGGCACCATCGGGATCGGTGTCCTGCTCGCGATCATCGCGGTCATCCTGGCGATCGAGACCAAGTCGCTGCTGATCGGCGAGGGCGCCGGCATGGAGATCGAGAGGCAGATCCTCGGCGCGCTGGAGAGCACGCCCGAGGTCGGGCGGGTCATCCACATGCGCACGCTCCACCTCGGTCCGGAGGAGATCCTGGTCGCCGCCAAGATCGCGGTGAAGCACGACGACACGGCCGGCGAGGTGGCCCGGGGCATCAACGAGGCCGAGCGGCGCATCCGTGAGGCGGTGCCGATGGCCCGCGTCATCTACCTTGAGCCCGACCTGGACAGAGCCAAGGTCAACGGCGTCTCCTGA
- a CDS encoding SIS domain-containing protein: MNWEPDRLDDQKQLTEGDPAGMLRAVAASAAQVRTSRRAALETDLSVLSKDGRPRALVVAGMGGSGIAGDILNVVCGPGAPLPIVTVRSHRLPGWVGVTDLVIAVSCSGRTEETLATATEAVRRGCRLLVLGAPDSPLQAIARQAGAPFVPVVCGSQPRAAVWALTIPLIVAAAELGLLTAGEEVFESVAERLEDIAHRCRPVSESFINPGKSLAMEIAETVPMIWGSSPLAAVAAYRWSCQLNENGKYPALWGEIPEVNHNQMAVFDGPLATRDIFSDEGGRSIRLFVLRDVEEHPQVARRREISVRAAQDRDVPVTQILAEGTHPLERLATLIELGDYASTYLALGYGIDPTPVSAIRELKSRISQ; this comes from the coding sequence GTGAACTGGGAGCCGGATCGGCTCGACGATCAGAAGCAGCTGACCGAGGGCGACCCGGCGGGCATGTTACGGGCGGTGGCCGCCTCGGCGGCACAGGTCCGCACCTCCCGCCGGGCCGCGCTGGAGACGGATCTGTCGGTTCTGTCCAAAGACGGCCGGCCCCGGGCCCTCGTGGTCGCGGGCATGGGCGGGTCGGGCATCGCCGGTGACATCCTCAACGTGGTGTGCGGTCCCGGAGCCCCTCTGCCGATCGTGACCGTACGGTCCCACCGGCTGCCCGGCTGGGTCGGCGTGACCGATCTGGTGATCGCGGTGTCGTGCTCGGGCAGGACCGAGGAGACGCTGGCGACGGCGACCGAGGCCGTCCGCCGGGGGTGCAGGCTGCTCGTCCTGGGCGCGCCCGACTCGCCGCTGCAGGCGATCGCCCGCCAGGCGGGCGCGCCGTTCGTTCCCGTCGTGTGCGGCTCGCAGCCCCGTGCCGCCGTGTGGGCGCTGACGATCCCGTTGATCGTCGCCGCCGCCGAGCTCGGCCTGCTCACGGCCGGCGAGGAGGTGTTCGAGAGTGTGGCCGAGCGCCTGGAGGACATCGCCCACCGCTGCCGCCCGGTGAGCGAGTCGTTCATCAACCCCGGCAAGTCTCTGGCCATGGAGATCGCCGAGACGGTGCCGATGATCTGGGGGTCCTCCCCGCTGGCCGCCGTCGCGGCCTACCGGTGGTCCTGCCAGCTCAACGAGAACGGCAAGTATCCCGCCCTCTGGGGGGAGATCCCCGAGGTCAACCACAACCAGATGGCCGTCTTCGACGGTCCGCTGGCCACGCGGGACATCTTCTCCGACGAGGGCGGGCGGTCGATACGGCTGTTCGTGCTGCGCGACGTGGAGGAGCATCCGCAGGTCGCGAGGCGGCGTGAGATCTCGGTGCGGGCGGCGCAGGACCGGGACGTGCCCGTCACCCAGATCCTCGCCGAGGGGACGCACCCGCTGGAGCGGCTCGCGACGTTGATCGAACTGGGCGACTACGCGAGTACATACCTCGCCCTGGGGTACGGGATCGACCCGACCCCTGTGTCGGCGATCAGAGAACTCAAGTCGAGAATTTCCCAATAA
- a CDS encoding Trm112 family protein, whose translation MKIDDWLLEILACPNCKSPLRAEPEVDELSCTSASCGLVYPVRDDIPVLLVDEARKS comes from the coding sequence GTGAAGATCGACGACTGGCTGCTGGAGATCCTGGCCTGCCCCAACTGCAAATCCCCGCTGCGCGCCGAGCCCGAGGTGGACGAGCTGTCCTGCACCTCCGCCTCCTGCGGTCTGGTGTACCCGGTGAGGGACGACATCCCGGTGCTCCTGGTGGACGAGGCACGAAAGTCGTGA
- a CDS encoding phosphomannomutase/phosphoglucomutase, which yields MGDLAKIFKAYDVRGVVPDEFDEETAEAVGAAFVEVTGAEAVVVAHDMRVSSEPLAAAFIRGATSRGADVVHAGLGSTDLLYYASGTLALPGVMFTASHNPARYNGMKMCRAGAVPIGSDTGLAEIRDRAAEILRSGAGAGTDAGTVSRRDLLRGYAGHLRSLVDLSGIRPLRVVVDAGNGMGGHTVPVVFEGLPVELTALYFELDGDFPNHEANPIAPENLCDLQKAVLDAGADIGLAFDGDADRCWVVDERGESVSPSTITALVAARELAKHPGATIIHNLITSRGVPEIVTEHGGEPVRTRVGHSFIKAEMARAGAVFGGEHSAHYYFKDFWFADSGMLAAMHVLAALGEQDRSLSEVLADYTRYAASGEINSTVADQVKATARVRQTFATRDDVTFDELDGLTVSGPGWWFNLRPSNTEPLLRLNAEAADEIQMAAIRDEVLAVVRS from the coding sequence GTGGGCGACCTCGCCAAGATCTTCAAGGCGTACGACGTTCGCGGCGTCGTGCCGGACGAGTTCGACGAGGAGACGGCGGAGGCGGTCGGCGCGGCCTTCGTGGAGGTGACCGGCGCGGAGGCCGTCGTCGTGGCACACGACATGCGCGTCTCCTCCGAACCCCTGGCCGCGGCCTTCATCCGCGGAGCGACCTCGCGGGGAGCCGACGTCGTCCACGCGGGTCTGGGCTCCACCGATCTGCTCTACTACGCGAGCGGCACCCTGGCCCTGCCCGGTGTGATGTTCACCGCCAGCCACAATCCGGCCCGGTACAACGGCATGAAGATGTGCCGGGCGGGCGCCGTGCCGATCGGGAGCGACACCGGGCTCGCCGAGATCCGCGACCGGGCCGCCGAGATCCTGAGGTCGGGTGCCGGCGCCGGCACCGACGCCGGGACCGTGTCCAGGCGCGACCTGCTGCGGGGCTACGCCGGCCACCTGCGCTCGCTGGTGGACCTGTCGGGCATCCGGCCCCTCCGGGTCGTGGTCGACGCCGGCAACGGGATGGGCGGTCACACCGTCCCCGTGGTGTTCGAGGGGCTGCCCGTCGAGCTGACCGCCCTCTACTTCGAGCTGGACGGCGACTTCCCCAACCACGAGGCCAACCCGATCGCGCCGGAGAACCTGTGCGACCTGCAGAAGGCCGTGCTCGACGCCGGCGCCGACATCGGCCTGGCCTTCGACGGCGACGCCGACCGCTGCTGGGTCGTCGACGAGCGCGGCGAGTCGGTCTCCCCGTCCACGATCACCGCGCTGGTCGCGGCGCGTGAGCTCGCCAAGCACCCCGGCGCGACGATCATCCACAACCTGATCACCTCGCGGGGCGTCCCGGAGATCGTCACCGAGCACGGCGGCGAGCCGGTCCGCACCCGGGTGGGGCACTCGTTCATCAAGGCCGAGATGGCCAGGGCCGGCGCGGTCTTCGGCGGTGAGCACTCCGCTCACTACTACTTCAAGGACTTCTGGTTCGCCGACTCCGGCATGCTGGCCGCGATGCACGTGCTGGCCGCGCTGGGCGAGCAGGATCGGTCACTGTCGGAGGTCCTCGCCGACTACACTCGCTACGCGGCCTCCGGGGAAATCAACAGCACGGTCGCCGATCAGGTGAAAGCGACCGCGCGGGTTCGTCAGACGTTCGCCACCCGCGACGATGTCACCTTCGACGAGCTGGACGGTCTGACCGTCTCCGGCCCCGGATGGTGGTTCAACCTTCGTCCGTCCAACACCGAGCCGTTGCTCCGGCTGAACGCCGAGGCGGCCGACGAGATTCAGATGGCAGCGATCAGGGACGAAGTCCTCGCTGTCGTGAGGAGCTGA
- a CDS encoding DUF3499 domain-containing protein translates to MSPVRRCSRTACSQPAVFTLTYVYADSTAVLGPLATYAEPHCYDLCAEHAERLTAPRGWEVVRLPTDGAPPSTDDLEALANAVREAARPAPTDGTEPVGQGVEVGRRGHLRVLRSAQPQRDR, encoded by the coding sequence GTGAGCCCCGTCCGCCGCTGTTCCCGCACCGCGTGCAGTCAGCCTGCCGTTTTCACGCTCACGTACGTCTACGCCGATTCGACCGCCGTTCTCGGGCCCTTGGCGACGTACGCCGAGCCGCACTGTTACGACCTGTGTGCCGAGCACGCCGAGCGGCTGACCGCGCCCCGCGGCTGGGAGGTGGTCCGTCTGCCCACAGACGGGGCGCCGCCGAGCACGGACGACCTCGAGGCTCTCGCCAACGCGGTCCGCGAGGCCGCCAGGCCCGCTCCGACCGACGGCACCGAACCGGTCGGCCAGGGCGTCGAGGTCGGGCGTCGAGGCCATCTGAGAGTGCTCCGTTCGGCTCAGCCTCAGCGCGACCGTTGA
- a CDS encoding metallopeptidase family protein has product MSSAPGRPRPPRRRDRHGRGLRGPLAPSHVPIAKARSERFDDLVLDAVDRLKPRWAKQLASVEFAVEEVPPLDDLGDGPELLTGEPIPFGRSEPAAGSRPAVVIIYRRPLEGRARDRDHLGAMVHDAVVEQIAELLGLSPDSIDPGFDDRD; this is encoded by the coding sequence GTGAGTTCGGCACCCGGTAGACCCCGCCCGCCCCGCAGACGCGACCGACACGGCCGTGGCCTGCGCGGTCCGCTCGCGCCCTCTCACGTGCCGATCGCCAAGGCCCGCAGCGAACGCTTCGACGACCTCGTCCTGGACGCCGTGGATCGGCTCAAACCCCGCTGGGCCAAGCAACTGGCGTCGGTGGAGTTCGCGGTCGAGGAGGTGCCGCCGCTCGACGACCTGGGCGACGGCCCCGAGCTTCTCACCGGCGAGCCGATCCCGTTCGGCCGGTCCGAGCCCGCCGCGGGAAGCCGCCCGGCCGTCGTGATCATATATCGGCGTCCGCTGGAGGGCCGCGCCCGTGACCGCGACCACCTCGGCGCGATGGTTCACGACGCGGTGGTCGAGCAGATCGCCGAGCTCCTGGGGCTGTCCCCCGACTCGATCGATCCCGGCTTCGACGACCGCGACTGA